One window of the Pseudokineococcus lusitanus genome contains the following:
- the arc gene encoding proteasome ATPase produces MDSQPTQPEDPRPEPGRQDAAAGGAPSSPEPRLWAAGPARVRALQDQVGELAARNERLVRTLGDAREQLVALRGEVERLAQPPSGYATYLGPSGEGSVDVLHQGRKMRVALSAALDVADLGPGQEVELNEALNVVALRGYERAGEVVTFKEHLDGDRALVVAHGDDERVVHLAAPLVGRRLKAGDALVLEGRSGYVHEVVPKAEVEELVLEEVPDVEYADIGGLGAQIEVIRDAVELPFKHPDLFREHGLKAPKGVLLYGPPGCGKTLIAKAVAHSLAQQSAERDGREVTAGYFLNVKGPELLNKYVGETERHIRLIFARAREKASEGHPVVVFFDEMESLFRTRGSGVSSDVETTIVPQLLAEIDGVERLDDVIVIGASNREDMIDPAILRPGRLDVKIKVERPDAEGAKEIFAKYLTPDLPLHPTDLAHHDGDPDRTVQAMIAATVERMYSEDEENQFLEVTYAGGDKEVLYFKDFNSGAMVQNIVDRAKKTAIKDFLTTGTKGLRVDHLLVACVDEFKENEDLPNTTNPDDWARISGKKGERIVYIRTILHGKKGTEAGRSIDTVTSPGQYL; encoded by the coding sequence GTGGACAGCCAGCCCACCCAGCCCGAGGACCCGCGCCCCGAGCCCGGACGGCAGGACGCCGCCGCGGGCGGCGCGCCCTCGTCCCCCGAGCCCCGGCTGTGGGCCGCCGGCCCGGCCCGGGTCCGCGCGCTGCAGGACCAGGTGGGCGAGCTGGCGGCCCGCAACGAGCGCCTCGTGCGCACCCTCGGGGACGCGCGGGAGCAGCTCGTCGCGCTGCGCGGCGAGGTCGAGCGCCTCGCCCAGCCCCCCAGCGGCTACGCCACCTACCTCGGCCCGTCCGGGGAGGGGAGCGTCGACGTCCTCCACCAGGGACGGAAGATGCGCGTCGCGCTGTCGGCCGCCCTCGACGTCGCCGACCTCGGCCCCGGCCAGGAGGTCGAGCTCAACGAGGCCCTCAACGTCGTGGCGCTGCGCGGCTACGAGCGCGCGGGCGAGGTCGTCACCTTCAAGGAGCACCTCGACGGCGACCGCGCCCTCGTCGTCGCGCACGGCGACGACGAGCGCGTCGTGCACCTCGCCGCCCCGCTCGTGGGCCGCCGCCTCAAGGCCGGTGACGCCCTCGTGCTCGAGGGGCGCTCGGGCTACGTCCACGAGGTGGTGCCGAAGGCCGAGGTCGAGGAGCTCGTCCTCGAGGAGGTCCCCGACGTCGAGTACGCGGACATCGGCGGGCTCGGCGCGCAGATCGAGGTCATCCGCGACGCCGTCGAGCTGCCGTTCAAGCACCCCGACCTCTTCCGCGAGCACGGCCTCAAGGCGCCCAAGGGCGTGCTCCTCTACGGCCCGCCCGGGTGCGGCAAGACGCTCATCGCCAAGGCGGTGGCGCACTCGCTCGCGCAGCAGTCCGCCGAGCGCGACGGGCGCGAGGTGACGGCCGGCTACTTCCTCAACGTCAAGGGTCCCGAGCTCCTCAACAAGTACGTCGGCGAGACCGAGCGGCACATCCGGCTCATCTTCGCCCGCGCCCGCGAGAAGGCGAGCGAGGGCCACCCCGTCGTCGTCTTCTTCGACGAGATGGAGTCGCTGTTCCGCACCCGCGGCTCGGGGGTCAGCTCCGACGTCGAGACGACGATCGTCCCCCAGCTCCTCGCGGAGATCGACGGCGTCGAGCGCCTCGACGACGTCATCGTCATCGGCGCCTCCAACCGCGAGGACATGATCGACCCGGCGATCCTGCGGCCCGGTCGCCTCGACGTGAAGATCAAGGTCGAGCGGCCGGACGCGGAGGGCGCCAAGGAGATCTTCGCCAAGTACCTGACGCCCGACCTGCCGCTCCACCCGACCGACCTGGCGCACCACGACGGGGACCCCGACCGCACCGTCCAGGCGATGATCGCCGCGACGGTCGAGCGGATGTACAGCGAGGACGAGGAGAACCAGTTCCTCGAGGTCACCTACGCGGGCGGCGACAAGGAGGTCCTCTACTTCAAGGACTTCAACTCCGGCGCCATGGTCCAGAACATCGTCGACCGCGCGAAGAAGACGGCCATCAAGGACTTCCTCACGACCGGCACGAAGGGCCTGCGCGTCGACCACCTGCTCGTCGCCTGCGTCGACGAGTTCAAGGAGAACGAGGACCTGCCCAACACGACCAACCCCGACGACTGGGCGCGGATCTCCGGCAAGAAGGGCGAGCGGATCGTCTACATCCGCACGATTCTCCACGGCAAGAAGGGCACCGAGGCCGGCCGCTCGATCGACACGGTGACGAGCCCCGGCCAGTACCTCTGA
- a CDS encoding DUF3054 family protein, with protein MSRRPSRRPSPAAPSAPARPPAAGLAVDLVAVLVFALVGRASHAGDGAGTGLGTVLLVALPFWVGVVLAWALPRVHRDPTRLVPAGVLVLAGAVVVGAVLRLASGQGAPAPFLLVTTLVLAVLLLGWRAIARVAARRAG; from the coding sequence GTGAGCCGCCGCCCGTCCCGCCGTCCCTCCCCCGCCGCGCCGTCGGCACCGGCGCGCCCGCCCGCCGCCGGGCTGGCGGTCGACCTCGTGGCCGTCCTCGTCTTCGCCCTCGTCGGCCGGGCCTCGCACGCGGGCGACGGCGCGGGCACCGGCCTCGGGACGGTGCTGCTCGTGGCGCTGCCGTTCTGGGTCGGCGTCGTGCTGGCGTGGGCGCTGCCGCGGGTGCACCGCGACCCCACGCGCCTCGTGCCGGCGGGCGTGCTCGTGCTGGCGGGCGCCGTCGTCGTCGGGGCGGTGCTGCGCCTCGCGAGCGGGCAGGGCGCGCCCGCCCCCTTCCTCCTCGTGACGACGCTCGTCCTCGCCGTGCTGCTGCTCGGCTGGCGGGCGATCGCCCGGGTCGCGGCCCGCCGCGCCGGCTGA
- the dop gene encoding depupylase/deamidase Dop translates to MGLETEFGISAPGEPGASAVVLSGRVVAAYAQPAPGSGPVRRGRRPTRWDYADEAPLRDARGFELDRARAHASQLTDVPPDVAAEVRPSAGLHVAEELEEAGLANTVLTNGARLYVDHAHPEYSGPEVTTPRDAVLWDLAGDEVAREAMRRVSASPGLGELVLYKNNTDGKGASYGTHENYLVPRSVPFRDLVRALVPFFVSRQVVAGAGRVGRGQTGEQTGFQLSQRADFFETEVGLETTLKRPLVNTRDEPHATAELWRRLHVIVGDANLSPVATLLKTGTTSLVLAMVEAGEMPDLSVEQPVAAVRAVSHDPSLQHLLTLRTGERLTAVQLQWRHLEAARAFVARRQGDAVDPDTAEVLDRWEQVLTDLEADPLRCADRLDWVAKLRLLEGFRRREDLSWDAARLHLIDIQYADLRPERGLHARLVGRGAVETLHTPAEVAHAVTTPPEDTRAWFRGECVRRYGDAVAAASWDSVVLDVPGRTSLQRVPVLEPLRGTRAAVGALLDRCGTAADLVAALTGGRPAS, encoded by the coding sequence ATGGGCCTGGAGACGGAGTTCGGCATCAGCGCGCCGGGCGAGCCGGGGGCGAGCGCCGTCGTCCTGTCCGGCCGTGTCGTCGCCGCGTACGCCCAGCCCGCCCCGGGGTCCGGCCCCGTGCGCCGGGGCCGGCGGCCCACGCGGTGGGACTACGCGGACGAGGCGCCGCTGCGCGACGCCCGGGGCTTCGAGCTCGACCGGGCCCGCGCCCACGCCAGCCAGCTCACCGACGTCCCGCCCGACGTGGCCGCCGAGGTGCGCCCGTCGGCCGGCCTCCACGTCGCCGAGGAGCTCGAGGAGGCGGGCCTGGCCAACACCGTCCTCACCAACGGCGCCCGCCTCTACGTCGACCACGCGCACCCCGAGTACTCGGGCCCCGAGGTGACGACGCCGCGCGACGCCGTCCTGTGGGACCTCGCCGGCGACGAGGTCGCCCGCGAGGCGATGCGCCGCGTCTCGGCGTCCCCGGGCCTCGGCGAGCTCGTCCTCTACAAGAACAACACCGACGGCAAGGGCGCCTCGTACGGTACGCACGAGAACTACCTCGTCCCGCGGTCCGTCCCGTTCCGGGACCTCGTGCGGGCGCTCGTGCCCTTCTTCGTCAGCCGTCAGGTCGTCGCGGGCGCGGGCCGGGTGGGCCGGGGCCAGACCGGCGAGCAGACCGGCTTCCAGCTGAGCCAGCGCGCGGACTTCTTCGAGACCGAGGTGGGCCTCGAGACGACGCTCAAGCGGCCCCTCGTCAACACGCGCGACGAGCCGCACGCGACCGCGGAGCTCTGGAGGCGGCTCCACGTCATCGTCGGCGACGCCAACCTCAGCCCCGTCGCGACGCTGCTCAAGACCGGCACGACGTCGCTCGTCCTCGCCATGGTCGAGGCCGGCGAGATGCCGGACCTGTCGGTCGAGCAGCCCGTGGCCGCCGTCCGCGCCGTCAGCCACGACCCGTCGCTGCAGCACCTGCTGACGCTGCGCACGGGGGAGCGGCTCACCGCCGTCCAGCTCCAGTGGCGCCACCTCGAGGCCGCCCGGGCCTTCGTGGCGCGGCGCCAGGGCGACGCCGTCGACCCGGACACCGCCGAGGTCCTCGACCGCTGGGAGCAGGTCCTCACCGACCTCGAGGCCGACCCGCTGCGGTGCGCCGACCGGCTCGACTGGGTGGCCAAGCTGCGGCTGCTCGAGGGGTTCCGGCGCCGGGAGGACCTGTCCTGGGACGCCGCCCGGCTGCACCTCATCGACATCCAGTACGCCGACCTCCGTCCCGAGCGCGGCCTGCACGCCCGGCTCGTGGGCCGGGGCGCGGTCGAGACGCTGCACACGCCCGCGGAGGTGGCGCACGCGGTGACGACGCCGCCGGAGGACACGCGCGCCTGGTTCCGCGGGGAGTGCGTGCGCCGCTACGGCGACGCCGTGGCCGCGGCCAGCTGGGACTCCGTGGTCCTCGACGTGCCCGGCCGGACGTCGCTGCAGCGCGTGCCCGTCCTCGAGCCGCTGCGGGGGACGCGGGCCGCCGTCGGCGCGCTGCTCGACCGCTGCGGCACCGCGGCAGACCTCGTGGCCGCCCTCACCGGCGGGCGCCCGGCGTCCTGA
- a CDS encoding ubiquitin-like protein Pup, with translation MAGQEQRRHERREVETDEVVEPVPPAPAAGAATTSASDSEVDDLLDEIDDVLEANAETFVRSFVQKGGE, from the coding sequence ATGGCAGGCCAGGAGCAGCGCAGGCACGAGCGGCGCGAGGTCGAGACCGACGAGGTCGTCGAGCCCGTGCCCCCGGCACCGGCGGCCGGGGCCGCGACGACGTCCGCGTCCGACAGCGAGGTCGACGACCTCCTCGACGAGATCGACGACGTCCTCGAGGCCAACGCCGAGACCTTCGTCCGCTCCTTCGTCCAGAAGGGCGGCGAGTAG